One segment of Drosophila mauritiana strain mau12 chromosome 3R, ASM438214v1, whole genome shotgun sequence DNA contains the following:
- the LOC117145609 gene encoding putative gustatory receptor 92a, with the protein MNIGHINANILSFWFVLARYMGLVFVRFKRSRDNIIALEDSSSNRQCWKWFAVILRLAPPCFCVYRFNQCIRNEVMLLQVVHFLHVFVLITTCLSMSHLHIYHGHELIKLVNRYLYLYRQVKSSGIGSDSLGFGSGRELLMIAIFFSSQCDEIIILSLFYPYDLSARDIAFWGSHCYIAIASNMIIYVNFIWYLSLGVLFNEVQKCLCLEFQLESEILKLRYRSQKRLKRTMAIFSEICEIVTSLQRIINGYLLYNQFQKCFSIVFIAHEMLFNLQFLKFWQWATVINVMFRLLILILAIQTALNKFRCIQEFTLGLFFASKLTDWNKTVEVFVTHLNLYKFRVRLSNLFDVSNKLFLLIVSVMIIDLGFSDFWIWSLSLKNLVQTLLPVLAIQEAANQFEQTRESALDIFFVGKSKHWIKSVEMFVTHLNLNEFRVNLLGLFNVSNELFLVIVSEMFCFLVFVTQCVILSRRLYFI; encoded by the exons ATGAATATTGGCCATATAAACGCCAATATTCTGAGCTTTTGGTTTGTCTTAGCCAGATATATGGGCTTGGTTTTCGTACGATTCAAAAGGTCGAGGGATAATATTATAGCCTTAGAGGATAGCAGCTCGAATCGACAGTGTTGGAAGTGGTTTGCAGTGATCCTGCGACTTGCGCCGCCTTGTTTTTGCGTCTATCGGTTCAACCAGTGTATTAGAAATGAAGTGATGCTGCTGCAGGTGGTTCATTTCTTACACGTTTTCGTTTTGATAACGACCTGCTTATCCATGAGTCACCTACATATTTACCATGGCCACGAACTGATTAAGTTGGTTAACCGTTACCTGTACCTCTACCGTCAAGTAAAATCCTCAGGCATTGGAAGTGACTCATTGGGATTTGGAAGTGGTCGGGAGTTACTGATGATTGCCATCTTTTTCAGTTCCCAATGTGATGAAATCATTATTTTATCTCTATTTTATCCGTATGACCTTAGTGCTCGAGACATTGCATTTTGGGGAAGCCATTGCTACATCGCTATTGCAAGCAATATGATAATATACGTCAATTTTATTTGGTACCTCAGCTTGGGCGTTCTTTTTAACGAGGTGCAAAAATGCCTGTGCTTGGAGTTTCAGCTGGAATCGGAGATACTAAAACTGCGTTATAGGTCCCAAAAAAGATTGAAACGAACAATGGCTATTTTCAGCGAGATTTGTGAGATTGTTACTTCACTGCAGCGCATTATTAATGGATACTTGCTCTATAAccaatttcaaaaatgctttTCCATAGTCTTTATCGCTCACGAAATGTTATTCAACTTGCAATTCCTAAAGTTTTGGCAATGGGCAACCGTAATTAACGTCATGTTTCGTTTGCTGATTCTTATTTTGGCTATTCAAACAGCTCTTAATAAGTTCAGATGCATTCAAGAATTCACTCTGGGCCTATTCTTCGCCAGCAAGCTGACGGATTGGAACAAAACG GTGGAAGTATTTGTTACACATCTGAACCTTTACAAGTTCAGGGTCCGCCTTTCCAATCTTTTTGATGTATCCAACAAgttgtttcttttaattgTGTCTG TAATGATCATCGATTTAGGGTTTTCTGACTTTTGGATTTGGTCACTCTCGCTCAAAAATTTGGTCCAAACGCTTCTTCCTGTTTTGGCCATTCAAGAAGCGGCCAATCAATTTGAACAAACTCGGGAAAGTGCTCTGGATATTTTCTTTGTTGGAAAGTCAAAGCATTGGATCAAATCG GTGGAAATGTTTGTCACCCATCTAAACTTAAACGAGTTCAGGGTTAACTTGTTGGGCCTGTTTAATGTTTCCAACGAACTATTTCTAGTAATTGTATCTGAAATGTTTTGCTTTCTGGTTTTTGTAACACAATGTGTAATCCTGTCTCGCAGACTCTATTTTATTTGA
- the LOC117143786 gene encoding putative gustatory receptor 93c, which yields MIERLKKVSLPALSAFILFCSYHYGRILGVICFDIRQRTSDNSLVVRNRHQFKWFCLSCRLVSVTAVCCFCAPYVAEIEDPYEWLLQCFRLSASLICGTCIIVVQICYEKELLRMINSFLRLFRRVRRLSSSKRIGFGGKREFFLLLFKFICLVYELYCEVCQLWHLPDLLAWFSTLCEIFLEIGSLMIIHIGFVGYLSVAALYSEVNRFARTELRRQLRSLERPAGCPVGRRQLRIVEYRVDECISAYDEIERVGRTFHRLLELPVLVILLGKIFATTILSYEVIIRAELYPSKIGMWGLVVKSFADVILLTLAVHEAVSSSRMMRRLSLENFPITDHKEWHVKWEMFLSRLNFFEFRVRPLGLFEVSNEVILLFLSSMITYFTYVVQYGIQTNRL from the exons ATGATTGAACGTCTGAAGAAGGTGAGCCTTCCAGCTCTCTCGGCATTTATCCTTTTTTGCAGTTACCACTATGGCAGGATCCTGGGAGTGATTTGCTTTGACATACGCCAAAGGACCTCGGACAATTCCCTGGTGGTCCGCAATAGGCATCAATTCAAGTGGTTCTGTCTGAGTTGCCGGCTCGTCAGTGTCACAGCCGTTTGCTGCTTCTGTGCCCCCTATGTGGCGGAAATCGAGGATCCCTACGAGTGGTTGCTCCAATGTTTCCGTCTTTCGGCCAGTCTCATATGCGGCACCTGCATAATAGTGGTCCAGATCTGCTATGAAAAGGAGCTGCTCCGCATGATCAACAGTTTCCTGCGGCTCTTTCGACGAGTCAGACGATTGTCGTCCTCGAAACGGATTGGATTTGGAGGCAAACGGGAGTTTTTCTTGCTCCTTTTTAAATTCATCTGCCTGGTCTACGAACTGTACTGTGAAGTATGCCAGCTATGGCATCTACCCGATTTGCTAGCCTGGTTTAGTACGCTATGTGAAATATTCCTGGAAATTGGCTCTCTAATGATCATACATATTGGATTCGTTGGGTACCTCAGTGTAGCCGCTCTTTATTCCGAGGTGAATAGGTTCGCCCGTACCGAGCTACGTCGGCAATTGAGATCCTTGGAACGTCCTGCCGGATGTCCTGTGGGTCGCAGGCAACTGAGGATAGTGGAATATCGTGTGGATGAATGTATATCGGCATACGACGAAATCGAACGCGTAGGCCGCACATTTCATCGCCTCTTGGAACTGCCCGTACTTGTTATATTACTCGGAAAGATATTTGCTACCACAATCCTATCGTACGAGGTAATAATCCGGGCGGAGTTGTACCCCAGTAAAATTGGAATGTGGGGTCTGGTGGTGAAGAGCTTTGCAGATGTGATACTCCTCACCTTGGCGGTCCACGAAGCGGTCAGTAGTTCGCGAATGATGCGGCGCCTGAGTCTGGAGAACTTTCCGATCACTGATCACAAGGAGTGGCATGTGAAG TGGGAAATGTTCTTGAGCCGCCTGAACTTCTTTGAGTTTCGCGTTAGACCCCTGGGATTATTCGAAGTGTCCAACGAGGTCATCTTGCTGTTTCTGTCAAGTATGATCACCTACTTTACCTATGTGGTTCAGTACGGCATTCAAACCAATCGATTGTGA